Proteins co-encoded in one Ruegeria sp. YS9 genomic window:
- a CDS encoding CRTAC1 family protein: MTILLAVASAAAAETFPPRFQKVETPSHVYDGGWEHFVGGGGAVFDCNDDDRPELFVAGGSNPAQLFINTSDTKVSFLPDTPSPLSLTGVTGAYPVDIDGDGILDLAVLRVGKDLLLRGKPNCAFEPFTALSFQSQDHWTTGFSATWESGQTLPTLAFGTYVDRSNPDGPFEACGPTLLYRPEGSEYGDPIRLEPGHCSLSILFSDWARTGRADLRVSNDRHYYVRGGQEQLWAMEDPPRLYSEDDGWLPYSIWGMGIASRDLTGDGFPDVYLTSMGDQKFQVFDPAKDGPTWRDATYDRGTTAHRPHAGGDGRPSTGWHAQFGDVNNDGLDDIFVAKGNVEQMPDAAQDDPNNLLMQTADGRFVETASQAGVASMAKSRGGALADFNGDGWLDLVVVNRGSDLEVFQNEPKTGNWLMIDLGQSHPNRQAVGSFIEVRTTEGIQTREVTIGGGHASGIAGFHHFGLGDFETAEVRVIWPDGEHGDWQKVDANQVIHLGR, encoded by the coding sequence ATGACAATCTTGCTTGCGGTGGCTTCCGCTGCTGCTGCGGAAACCTTTCCTCCACGCTTTCAAAAGGTGGAAACCCCCAGCCATGTTTACGATGGCGGCTGGGAACACTTCGTCGGTGGGGGGGGCGCGGTCTTCGACTGCAATGATGACGACCGCCCTGAATTGTTCGTGGCAGGCGGATCAAACCCAGCGCAATTGTTCATCAACACATCCGACACAAAGGTCAGTTTTCTTCCGGATACGCCCAGCCCGTTATCCTTGACCGGTGTGACCGGCGCATACCCGGTGGACATTGATGGCGATGGGATCCTGGACCTTGCGGTTTTGCGCGTAGGCAAAGACCTGTTGCTGCGCGGCAAACCGAACTGCGCGTTCGAGCCTTTCACGGCACTGAGTTTTCAATCTCAGGACCATTGGACCACCGGCTTTTCCGCCACTTGGGAAAGCGGGCAAACCCTGCCAACGCTGGCCTTTGGGACCTATGTCGACCGAAGCAATCCAGATGGACCTTTCGAGGCTTGCGGGCCGACGCTTCTGTACCGCCCGGAAGGGAGCGAATATGGCGATCCTATCCGTTTGGAACCCGGTCATTGTTCCTTGTCCATCCTGTTTTCCGACTGGGCCCGCACGGGTCGCGCGGATCTGCGCGTCAGCAATGACCGCCACTACTATGTGCGTGGCGGACAAGAGCAACTGTGGGCCATGGAAGACCCCCCGCGCCTGTACAGCGAGGACGATGGATGGCTGCCCTACTCGATCTGGGGCATGGGGATTGCCTCGCGGGATTTGACCGGTGATGGGTTTCCCGATGTTTATCTGACGTCCATGGGGGACCAGAAATTCCAGGTTTTCGATCCCGCAAAGGATGGGCCGACATGGCGGGATGCAACCTATGACCGAGGCACTACCGCACACAGGCCACACGCAGGAGGAGACGGCCGCCCCTCGACCGGTTGGCATGCTCAGTTCGGGGACGTCAACAATGACGGGCTGGACGACATTTTTGTCGCCAAAGGCAATGTTGAGCAGATGCCCGACGCGGCGCAGGACGACCCCAACAACCTGTTGATGCAGACCGCCGACGGTCGGTTTGTCGAAACAGCGTCACAAGCCGGTGTCGCGTCCATGGCAAAATCCCGCGGCGGGGCCCTCGCGGATTTCAACGGGGATGGATGGTTGGATTTGGTGGTGGTCAATCGTGGCTCGGACCTTGAGGTTTTTCAGAATGAACCGAAGACCGGCAACTGGCTCATGATTGATCTCGGCCAGAGCCATCCCAACAGACAGGCAGTCGGCAGTTTTATCGAAGTCAGGACGACCGAGGGCATTCAAACCCGTGAAGTGACCATTGGCGGGGGGCACGCCAGCGGAATTGCCGGGTTCCACCACTTTGGGCTAG